DNA from Asticcacaulis sp. ZE23SCel15:
GCTCTGGGTCGCAAGATCAAGTGCTCGGTCCGCGTTGATCTGATCGCCCGACCGACCGAAGAAGAAGCCTGGGCCGACGCCAAGGCCGGTTTTGAGGCCACCGCCCACAAGCGTAGCGATAGCTTTAAACAGGCTTCCAATTCCGTCGGTGCTGCCCGTCAGGCGGCTTTCAAAGCCTCGGATGCCAAACACTATGATGAGCTGATCATCGGGCCCAACCTGTGGACTGGTTTCTCGCTCCTGCGCGGCGGTCCGGCGCTGGGCATCGTCGGCTCCTATGAGCAGTGCGCCCAGAAACTGGATGAATTGATCGCCCTTGGCACCGACAGTTTCATCCTCGCCGGTACCCCGCACCTCGAAGAAGCTTACCGCGTCGGCGAAGAAGTCCTCCCCCTCGTCCGGGGCCGTCAGGCCTCATTGTCCATTGCTGCTGAATAAGGAAACATGCTCATGTCTACATTGTCTCAAACCGTGCTCGACTTTGTTGAACAGGTTAAAACCGATGCCGCGATTGCGTTTAAGGGTCTGCGCGACACCCACACCATCTCCCCGGCGGGTACCGTCAATTTCGTTCAGCGGGTCCCCGATGAGCACCTGATCGTCTCGATCGGCTATCCCGGCCCGTTCGCGCCCAACTCTGAGCTGAAACCTGCGGTCTATGATTTTGACGGTAACCTGCTTTTGGGTGAGGCCAAAAACTCCGGTGGTGGTGGGCGCTACCTGCCGATCTTTCGTAAGCATGACGATATCACCACCGTCAGCCACGTCCACTCGGTCTATTTAGGCGCATGGTCGCAAAGCCACCGCACCTTGCCTATCCGCTATGTACCGGTGCAGCGCTGGACCCGCATCCGTGAACTGCCGGTCTATATCGACCGTCGTCAGGGTGAGGCCAACTACATCCTTGAGCGCCTTGAGGAGGACAATAGCCACTTCGCCATTCTTGAGGCCAATGGCGGCTCAACCGTGTGGGGCCGCAAGGGTATTCTGGCGCTGGCCAACACCATCGTAAACCTCGAAGAAGGCGCGCGCCTGCAAGCGATTGCTGAAACCCTAGGCGGCTCCAAACTCTATGGTCCCGGCGTACTAGAACAGCAATGGAAGATGAGCGGCCTGTGGCGCCCTGAAGATGAAGTAGCGGTCGCCGCTGAGTAACTCCGGTCCGGCCGTCTGTGATCAAACCCAGACGGCCGATCGAAGTGTTTTGCGCCCTTTCCGGACACCCCCATCACAACCGATGCCTTTGCTGTAAATCGGACGTTCATGTCGCATCCGAAGAGCATGGTGCATAAGGGATGGACTTCTGCTAGCTGTAACCGAGCTTACGAGAAAGCATCAACACGCCCGGAGAAACGATAATGCTCACGCTGCCAAAGATCGTTCAGCTTGAACCAAAAAGATATGTCGCTGTGCGACAACGGGTCAAAGCGCCATTTGGAGACGAGATACCACCCGCCCTTGACGAACTGTTCGCCGCATTTGACGCGGTCGGTGCCTCTCGAAAAGGAAATGAGTTTATCAAGTACAACCGGATCGATATGCCAGAGCTGGAAATCGAATGCGGGCTAACCACCGAAGACGTTATTCCACTATCGGGGCGCATGGTCGAGGGCGTGCTTCCAGCAGGACGATATGTGAGCTTATCCTATACTGGGCACTACGATGGCCTTCTGACAGTAAACGCGATGCTGGTGGGCTGGGCAAAGGAGACGGGAACTTTTTTCGACGCAGCAGAGACGCCTGGGGGAGACGTGTTTGCGGCGCGCCTCGAAGTTTATCATAACAATCCGGTCGATGAGCCGGACCCCAGCAAGTGGCATACGACATTACTGTTTAAGCTTAAGGATTGAGCTTAAAGACCATTTATCCGCGTTTGAGGAGTAAAATACCGTCCACCAGATGAGTCGTTCTAGCGCCCAGAGCGGTCATTCGGAGAGCGCCAAAATATCCCACAAGCGGACATTAATCCTGCGGCAATGGAGAGAACTCGATAGAGGAACATACCTAGGCCCCATTCGTCCATCTGAATGAGCAAATCCATCTCAAGACAAAAGCTTCAGCCTGAGTAGGTGTCACTAAGACCCCATCACTCCAAGTTTCATCTATTCGCTTTTGGACTTTGCAGGCTTTGGGCGGCGAGACGGATTTCCATTTCTCCTTAGAAGCAACGAGGAAGGATGTCGCGGCATCTACTTCTCCTCTGATTAAGAGCAGTTCGCCAATCCATTGTCGAATATATGCTTGGTTTTCCTGATCATTATCGTAAATTCCAGAGTCGATGATCTGAGCAGATTTTTGGTAACAAATTAACGCTGGATCAACTTGTCCCATGAGTTGGAAACAACGACCAACATTGCCGTAAAATGCCCCCCCCCTGTCCTTGTCATAGGTGGTAGGGCTCAGCACCTCATCGACTTCCGAGCCGTGAAGAAAGTATTGCAGAGCTAGGTCGACCGCGCCCGAATCCCGTTGGGCCAGCGCCAGATTATGATCCGACGAATATTCCGTATCCACACCGCTATTTTTCTTCAGGTCGGCGCCATCACTTCCCCATTTAATGGCGGACAGATTGTCCCCTGACATCCAATACATGTAAGTCTGCATGTCACAGTAATTGATGTACCTCGCATCCTTGCCATCCAAGGTGAGCTCATAATTCTCGAT
Protein-coding regions in this window:
- a CDS encoding GyrI-like domain-containing protein, translating into MLTLPKIVQLEPKRYVAVRQRVKAPFGDEIPPALDELFAAFDAVGASRKGNEFIKYNRIDMPELEIECGLTTEDVIPLSGRMVEGVLPAGRYVSLSYTGHYDGLLTVNAMLVGWAKETGTFFDAAETPGGDVFAARLEVYHNNPVDEPDPSKWHTTLLFKLKD
- a CDS encoding class II aldolase/adducin family protein; protein product: MSTLSQTVLDFVEQVKTDAAIAFKGLRDTHTISPAGTVNFVQRVPDEHLIVSIGYPGPFAPNSELKPAVYDFDGNLLLGEAKNSGGGGRYLPIFRKHDDITTVSHVHSVYLGAWSQSHRTLPIRYVPVQRWTRIRELPVYIDRRQGEANYILERLEEDNSHFAILEANGGSTVWGRKGILALANTIVNLEEGARLQAIAETLGGSKLYGPGVLEQQWKMSGLWRPEDEVAVAAE